CACACACCATGAACCACACGTTCTTCGGCGGCGCTGAGGTGTTCAAAACGTCAGCGGAGCAGAGTTCCTGCACGATAGGCGTGTATGCGGCTTTACAGCGCAACATGGACGTGCTTTGTCTGGATACGGAGGGCCTGTTGGGCACCTCCAAGCAGAAGAATCGACGCACGCGCATGCTGTTGAAGGTGAGAGTACGCTACATAGCTTAATAATTATGTTACTTATCCAAAACTTCACTACAGATACTTGCCGTGTCGGATATTGTCATTTATCGCACACGCTCCGAGCGCTTACACAGCGATATGTATGAGTTTTTGGGCTCTGCGTCGGAAGCATTCTGCTTGCATTTCGCGCAGGCACTACAGTCGCTGCCAGTGCCAGGCACAGCGCAAACGCTTGGCCCCGCCGTCTTCATCTTCCACGAAACACAGCATACAAATCCGCTTGACAGCTGTAAGTAACTGAAAataatatagttttattttttattattatatcacCACTTGCCTGCTTCATTTACAGCTGTCGCCGAAAGCGCCGAAGATCAATTGCGCAAACAATTCGACATGCATAACCACAAAATAAACGCGTTTAGCTCGTTGCGCTATATTGGCGTACAAACACTGAAACATTTGGCCACCGATTATAGCAAACTAAGGGATGCCATCAAATTGGAAATCGCCAATACCACCGTACGCTCACCACGTCATCCCAGTGTTGTGTTCAAAGCGATGAATGCGCTCAATACGAAATTCTCCGGTGAAATTACTGAGGAAACCATAAATCCGTTTCCCGAGCAATTTTTCACTTGTCCAGTGCGCTGTGAGGCATGCAATCAGCGTTGTCAACGTTCAATGGGCCATATGAGTGACGGCGATGGCCATATGAACCAAAACCAATGTAATTATCAGCATCAGTATGACAATAAAAAGTATATGTGTGAGAAATGCTACAACAAAGGCAAAATGGTGAGTgaaaattgttgttattattttaaagtaattattcTTCAGCTTTAAAAACCGTCAAGCAGAAGTTCCTCCAAAATTAAAGATGTCTGCTGCTTTAGCTATCCAAAGCTCTTGTTAGCtctttaacctaacctaaatcaTCTACAAAAGTCCGTTacatgttttcatttttttttttttgcaaatgaagAAAATTGTTTTCGTAAAGGCGATCAGTATAGAGCTAGAACTCAGGAGTTTGACGCGTATAAGTATCGAGTAACCAAATAAAATATCAAGAACGTAATAGCGGGATATTTGCTCTGAATTCTCGAGACACCTTGAgctgtttgttattgttgttgtagcaccagaaaacattcctgaagtgcTTTTAAGAAAGCTGTCAAGATAAATATCTTAATCGACTGTGGTGGGAACCCGTAACCCGTATTTATATTCGGCCAAGAACAGCCAACTCGTCTTAAAACGTAAGCTCAGAAAGCGAGTTGCTTGGATATGGTTGGACAGAGTTATTTAGATAGTTAGATCCGTTCCCACAAGAGTCACGTCTACGTAACCGCTACGGACTCGGATTTTTATTCCGCCAGGCCTGTCAACTCGcaaaattctgccgctacaacaacaataaacgctagattatttgttttaaatgggCATACAAAAAACGGTCAATATAATGCGTGAACTCAAGGATTCGAGTCTGTATAAATATCTGAAATGTTATTGTGGGAAGTTCACTAGTTCACTCTAATTTCTCAAGACTACTTGTACCCTATTATGGGTATTAATTCGACTTCCAGAGTCCCATTCACATTCTTCTCCCTAAACCTCGCTCCATGCCTTCGCCAAGTCATCACAAAATCATCAATTGTTCACTCTATTCTAATTATAACGGCTTACCCCATGTTATGTTTGGTGTAATAtaacttcaatttatttattattgttaatatCTATTTTCCTAGAAGTTAAATCAAATGTTAATGCCATTTCTTTTCCACGACAGAACGTCGTCACATTTACTACACAAACACGCAGCGACAGCTCCTGGTCCGGACTGGCAAAATATGCCTGGAAGGGCGCCGTTATCGATTGTCCAACTTGCGGCGAAATTTACAGATCACGACAATATTGGTTTGGCAATAAATCACCGGAAGAGACAGCTGTTAGGTAAATTTGaagcacattttaaaataatttagtcaattttactttttataaattttatataattataaaaattttgaaatatcgcTATAAACTTACCATATATTATATTGTAACCATTTCTACAGATCCATTATTGTACACGCTTGGGAGCCAAAAGGTCCCACACACTCGGCACAAATGGTGCTGGATAAAGTATCCACGCTCGGCGATGCATTGCCGAAGCTACATCCGAATGCTGTAACCGGTTGGTTAGCGGATTGGGTGGCACCCAGTTATTGGAAACCAAATAGCGAAATtattgtaaatacaaaaaaaaaaacaaattttaatacaaagtaTTTTACTGTTACTTTTTTTACAGAGCTGCcatgcatgcaagaaagttttCGAAAATACTGGTTTGCTTAAGCATCACTGTCGCTGCTGTGGCGAAGGTTTTTGTCACGCATGTAGCATGAATCAGTTGCCAGTGCCAGCGCGTGGCTGGCGAGATCCGGTGCGTGTGTGTAATATATGTTATACGCTGTTGCAGAAACAGCCAAATGGAGTGCCgggtaagaaaatattatacatagtccttcatatacatatatacatacacgtttttttctgatcGGTTGTTAGAATGCTGGAAAACCGTGTTTGTCTGACATGTAAGAGTAGACCTGTGCAATTACTAA
The DNA window shown above is from Bactrocera tryoni isolate S06 chromosome 4, CSIRO_BtryS06_freeze2, whole genome shotgun sequence and carries:
- the LOC120774350 gene encoding zinc finger FYVE domain-containing protein 1-like isoform X3 gives rise to the protein MFNKHLGANSAIMEALETPPGIGNVATTGPSHASDDFTSIDCCSPVAKYELTDNSTDHSFLLMDAEENLRIATADRFRQRLKCSDDTKIKVISIFGNTGDGKSHTMNHTFFGGAEVFKTSAEQSSCTIGVYAALQRNMDVLCLDTEGLLGTSKQKNRRTRMLLKILAVSDIVIYRTRSERLHSDMYEFLGSASEAFCLHFAQALQSLPVPGTAQTLGPAVFIFHETQHTNPLDSSVAESAEDQLRKQFDMHNHKINAFSSLRYIGVQTLKHLATDYSKLRDAIKLEIANTTVRSPRHPSVVFKAMNALNTKFSGEITEETINPFPEQFFTCPVRCEACNQRCQRSMGHMSDGDGHMNQNQCNYQHQYDNKKYMCEKCYNKGKMNVVTFTTQTRSDSSWSGLAKYAWKGAVIDCPTCGEIYRSRQYWFGNKSPEETAVRSIIVHAWEPKGPTHSAQMVLDKVSTLGDALPKLHPNAVTGWLADWVAPSYWKPNSEIISCHACKKVFENTGLLKHHCRCCGEGFCHACSMNQLPVPARGWRDPVRVCNICYTLLQKQPNGVPGQTTTEQADISLRQIGEVIINPLGNITKGAYEFTKGIIKDTARPSYWVSDASSPTCYICQTLFGTAEELAIAKASGASTSSRSTKHTHDTQAKDNIANGNMSDSVTSNLSNGGGKCNIPSPIGHCPRHHCRRCGKAVCEKCSQQRQPVPEHGWDEPVRVCDKCADPKQCEPTASCSNNANNGSAD
- the LOC120774350 gene encoding zinc finger FYVE domain-containing protein 1-like isoform X1; amino-acid sequence: MFNKHLGANSAIMEALETPPGIGNVATTGPSHASDDFTSIDCCSPVAKYELTDNSTDHSFLLMDAEENLRIATADRFRQRLKCSDDTKIKVISIFGNTGDGKSHTMNHTFFGGAEVFKTSAEQSSCTIGVYAALQRNMDVLCLDTEGLLGTSKQKNRRTRMLLKILAVSDIVIYRTRSERLHSDMYEFLGSASEAFCLHFAQALQSLPVPGTAQTLGPAVFIFHETQHTNPLDSSVAESAEDQLRKQFDMHNHKINAFSSLRYIGVQTLKHLATDYSKLRDAIKLEIANTTVRSPRHPSVVFKAMNALNTKFSGEITEETINPFPEQFFTCPVRCEACNQRCQRSMGHMSDGDGHMNQNQCNYQHQYDNKKYMCEKCYNKGKMNVVTFTTQTRSDSSWSGLAKYAWKGAVIDCPTCGEIYRSRQYWFGNKSPEETAVRSIIVHAWEPKGPTHSAQMVLDKVSTLGDALPKLHPNAVTGWLADWVAPSYWKPNSEIISCHACKKVFENTGLLKHHCRCCGEGFCHACSMNQLPVPARGWRDPVRVCNICYTLLQKQPNGVPANTTEAFNHTNSNSNSNPNNNITGQTTTEQADISLRQIGEVIINPLGNITKGAYEFTKGIIKDTARPSYWVSDASSPTCYICQTLFGTAEELAIAKASGASTSSRSTKHTHDTQAKDNIANGNMSDSVTSNLSNGGGKCNIPSPIGHCPRHHCRRCGKAVCEKCSQQRQPVPEHGWDEPVRVCDKCADPKQCEPTASCSNNANNGSAD
- the LOC120774350 gene encoding zinc finger FYVE domain-containing protein 1-like isoform X2, with protein sequence MWEAVWLDDENVATTGPSHASDDFTSIDCCSPVAKYELTDNSTDHSFLLMDAEENLRIATADRFRQRLKCSDDTKIKVISIFGNTGDGKSHTMNHTFFGGAEVFKTSAEQSSCTIGVYAALQRNMDVLCLDTEGLLGTSKQKNRRTRMLLKILAVSDIVIYRTRSERLHSDMYEFLGSASEAFCLHFAQALQSLPVPGTAQTLGPAVFIFHETQHTNPLDSSVAESAEDQLRKQFDMHNHKINAFSSLRYIGVQTLKHLATDYSKLRDAIKLEIANTTVRSPRHPSVVFKAMNALNTKFSGEITEETINPFPEQFFTCPVRCEACNQRCQRSMGHMSDGDGHMNQNQCNYQHQYDNKKYMCEKCYNKGKMNVVTFTTQTRSDSSWSGLAKYAWKGAVIDCPTCGEIYRSRQYWFGNKSPEETAVRSIIVHAWEPKGPTHSAQMVLDKVSTLGDALPKLHPNAVTGWLADWVAPSYWKPNSEIISCHACKKVFENTGLLKHHCRCCGEGFCHACSMNQLPVPARGWRDPVRVCNICYTLLQKQPNGVPANTTEAFNHTNSNSNSNPNNNITGQTTTEQADISLRQIGEVIINPLGNITKGAYEFTKGIIKDTARPSYWVSDASSPTCYICQTLFGTAEELAIAKASGASTSSRSTKHTHDTQAKDNIANGNMSDSVTSNLSNGGGKCNIPSPIGHCPRHHCRRCGKAVCEKCSQQRQPVPEHGWDEPVRVCDKCADPKQCEPTASCSNNANNGSAD